A part of Methanohalobium evestigatum Z-7303 genomic DNA contains:
- the tnpB gene encoding IS200/IS605 family element RNA-guided endonuclease TnpB, with amino-acid sequence MLKAYKYRMYPNQIQQELIAKHIGACRFIYNWALENKIKSYEQDGKAISRFELNKQIRVLKQDHEWLKEINSQSLQGATLNLENAFTKFFREKSGFPKFKSKKNPVQSFSVPQYYKVDFGNNKVYIPKIGWIKTRLHRSFDGKQRTATITRTPTGKYYISILVDDDKQLPQKQTFYEVNTVGVDVGIKDFAVTSDGEKIDNPRYLKNSIERLKVLQKRLSRKKKGSNNYRKLKHQIAKYHEKIANQREDFQHKLSNKLISENQAVALETLNVKGLLKNHNLAQHITDASWGSFVQKLEYKAEWYGKNIIKIGRFDPSSKICHVCGYYHQDLELKDREWECPDCKTIHDRDINASVNIKKFALDKQNLIGINSPSG; translated from the coding sequence ATGTTAAAAGCTTACAAGTATCGTATGTATCCAAACCAAATCCAACAGGAGTTAATCGCAAAACATATAGGAGCTTGTAGGTTCATATACAACTGGGCATTGGAGAACAAAATCAAATCTTATGAGCAGGATGGTAAAGCAATATCAAGATTTGAATTGAACAAACAGATAAGGGTATTAAAACAAGATCATGAATGGTTGAAAGAGATCAACTCTCAATCATTACAGGGAGCTACTCTTAACCTGGAAAATGCTTTTACCAAGTTTTTCAGAGAAAAATCAGGTTTTCCAAAGTTTAAATCCAAGAAAAACCCAGTACAATCGTTTTCTGTTCCTCAGTATTATAAAGTCGATTTTGGTAATAATAAAGTATACATACCTAAAATCGGCTGGATAAAAACCAGGCTGCATAGAAGTTTTGATGGTAAACAAAGGACTGCGACTATAACAAGAACACCGACAGGAAAATATTATATCAGTATTTTAGTCGATGACGACAAACAATTACCACAAAAACAGACATTCTACGAAGTTAATACAGTAGGAGTCGATGTAGGAATCAAGGATTTCGCTGTAACATCCGATGGTGAAAAAATCGATAATCCAAGATACCTGAAAAATTCAATTGAAAGATTGAAGGTATTACAGAAAAGGCTCAGCAGAAAAAAGAAGGGTTCTAACAATTACAGGAAACTGAAACATCAGATAGCAAAATATCATGAGAAAATTGCTAATCAGAGAGAAGATTTCCAGCATAAATTAAGTAATAAACTGATAAGCGAGAACCAAGCTGTAGCATTGGAAACTTTGAATGTAAAAGGACTGCTGAAAAATCATAATCTGGCACAGCATATAACTGATGCTTCATGGGGTAGTTTTGTTCAGAAATTAGAGTATAAAGCAGAATGGTACGGTAAAAATATTATCAAGATAGGACGATTCGACCCATCAAGCAAAATCTGTCATGTATGTGGATATTATCATCAGGATTTAGAACTTAAAGACAGAGAATGGGAATGTCCTGACTGTAAAACGATACATGATAGGGACATCAACGCATCAGTTAACATTAAAAAATTCGCACTGGATAAACAGAATCTAATAGGCATCAATTCACCTTCGGGATGA
- a CDS encoding NAD(+)/NADH kinase — translation MKIKKIGLVSRLDHEGALEMTKSIIDEFSSVVEIAVSPNTAKEIGIEDDVIRIEAIEDMRNTGVEFLIVVGGDGTVLLTLSRMYDPIPILGINMGKVGFLVDTEPEEALSTIEKALHGFTYNEQIRLGVKLNGDILPPATNEIVLMTGRPAKILTTKVKIDDYELEELRSDGIVFSTPTGSTAYAMSAGGPIIDPRVNAALIVPLAPFKLSSRPLVVPADCVINVETTIPEKEAILVIDGQHTYKIHENHVVTLTKADQPARFVKSSIYRFYDKIQYKLC, via the coding sequence TTGAAGATAAAAAAAATAGGGCTGGTTTCAAGACTGGACCATGAAGGTGCTCTTGAAATGACAAAGTCTATTATAGACGAATTTAGTTCTGTAGTAGAAATAGCAGTTTCGCCAAATACCGCAAAAGAGATTGGTATTGAAGATGATGTTATTAGAATAGAAGCAATCGAAGACATGCGTAATACCGGAGTTGAATTTCTAATAGTTGTTGGAGGTGACGGGACAGTTTTATTAACACTTTCCAGAATGTACGATCCGATACCTATATTGGGTATCAACATGGGTAAGGTGGGTTTTCTGGTCGATACAGAACCAGAGGAAGCACTTTCAACGATTGAAAAAGCGTTACATGGATTTACATACAATGAACAGATAAGGCTGGGAGTTAAGCTTAACGGTGATATACTTCCACCGGCAACCAACGAAATAGTGCTCATGACAGGTAGACCTGCAAAAATTCTTACCACCAAAGTAAAGATTGATGATTACGAACTTGAAGAGTTAAGGTCTGATGGTATAGTGTTTTCAACACCCACAGGGTCAACTGCCTATGCAATGAGTGCAGGAGGACCTATAATAGACCCACGTGTTAATGCAGCTTTGATTGTTCCACTTGCGCCCTTTAAATTGTCATCACGCCCATTGGTGGTACCTGCAGATTGCGTAATCAATGTTGAAACAACCATACCTGAAAAAGAAGCAATACTGGTTATTGATGGTCAGCATACTTATAAGATACATGAAAACCATGTAGTAACACTTACAAAAGCTGACCAACCAGCCCGTTTTGTAAAAAGTTCTATATACAGGTTCTACGATAAAATCCAGTACAAGCTCTGTTAA
- a CDS encoding DDE-type integrase/transposase/recombinase yields MDETKVQLGSEYWYLYAAVNPDSKKIIYARIYPTRNYLTTKSFFKDLKKMYGELPQMAVVDGGPWYKALERLDIKRVVISGDIRNYIERWFKLFKRRVKVFDKYFPHKQEFVQHINNWIDMYIAYHNYIRKHQSLNLYTPYQWEICIN; encoded by the coding sequence GTGGATGAGACTAAAGTACAGCTTGGCAGTGAGTACTGGTACCTATACGCGGCTGTAAACCCCGATTCTAAAAAGATAATTTATGCCAGAATCTATCCTACAAGGAACTACCTGACTACGAAATCTTTCTTTAAGGATTTAAAGAAAATGTACGGAGAACTGCCTCAGATGGCAGTTGTGGATGGTGGACCTTGGTACAAAGCTCTGGAAAGACTCGATATTAAGAGGGTTGTAATATCCGGTGATATCAGGAATTATATCGAAAGATGGTTTAAATTATTCAAAAGAAGGGTCAAGGTGTTCGATAAATACTTCCCACATAAACAGGAATTCGTTCAGCATATCAATAACTGGATCGATATGTACATCGCGTATCATAATTATATCAGAAAACATCAATCCCTAAATCTATATACTCCTTATCAATGGGAAATATGCATTAACTGA
- a CDS encoding amino acid permease, giving the protein MADIETSERLGRNLGFFSTFAIGTGTMIGAGIFVLPGMATAAAGPAAILSFIFGGLIAMATAISAAELATGMPRAGGSYYFVSRAMGAVFGTIIGIGAWIGLVFKGSFALVGFGDYFYTLFPSPVLITATIIGLLLLFINYKGAKSSGFLQNVIVIILFIILSVFIIKGAFIIDPNKYHPVVPYGYSSIFTTTGLIFISYLGIIKLAAISEEVKDPSKNLPRAFIGSVATVIVLYTGIMVVVNGVLPFEDAVNTETPLVDVAEVMLGPTGQIIIILAGLLATLSTANAAIMSSSRFPFAMGRDDLVPHWFIHIHGKYNTPYRAIVITGLLMVILLFIFNVEQLAKLGSAFNILVFVLVNLSAIILRRSAVNWYKPAFKDPFYPVTQIFGIAGSLVLLPVIGVLPFIFAVAVIIAGIIWYNAYGKAKALPKYNLLDMIESSRITKDHKRMKILVPIANPEHESDLVYLSENIGDDILGLHVRKVPNQTSLQAARDEYHEHKPEIDSLLENQFRRCSVMEGCEHQYIVAFDHDVSNSIIEQGRIENVDLIVIGWHEGYSFIGDIAEKVLSCARKDIAVLKGKLPSKINSITVAYNNKENTRYALYLVKQFAKRTGAKIKLVRVINPDLEVYQKNREIEMIKETAQDDELEFNYEINESYHTKEAIIESAKKSDLLVIGDSSQRFSKALLGTLSQNIAQDCDRPVMIVKRYRPITKEKIPYYCRLKFLKKKLFKMLR; this is encoded by the coding sequence GTGGCAGATATAGAGACAAGCGAAAGATTAGGAAGAAATCTTGGATTTTTTTCCACATTTGCAATCGGAACAGGCACCATGATAGGTGCTGGTATTTTTGTACTCCCGGGTATGGCTACTGCTGCAGCAGGACCTGCTGCTATCCTTTCATTCATATTCGGTGGGTTGATAGCAATGGCTACTGCCATCAGTGCTGCAGAGCTTGCAACTGGAATGCCCCGTGCAGGTGGAAGCTATTATTTTGTGAGCAGGGCAATGGGTGCAGTTTTTGGCACTATAATCGGTATAGGAGCTTGGATAGGACTTGTATTCAAGGGTTCCTTTGCACTTGTTGGATTTGGTGATTATTTTTATACCCTTTTCCCATCGCCAGTACTGATAACAGCCACAATAATCGGACTTCTACTGCTATTTATAAATTATAAAGGTGCAAAAAGCAGTGGGTTTCTTCAAAACGTAATTGTAATTATACTGTTTATCATACTTTCCGTTTTTATTATAAAAGGAGCTTTTATAATAGACCCGAACAAATATCATCCTGTTGTTCCATACGGTTATAGCTCCATATTCACCACCACTGGACTGATTTTTATATCATATCTTGGTATCATAAAATTGGCTGCAATTTCTGAAGAAGTAAAAGACCCTTCAAAAAACCTTCCAAGAGCCTTTATAGGATCAGTTGCAACTGTGATAGTACTTTATACAGGTATAATGGTAGTGGTTAATGGTGTTCTCCCGTTTGAAGATGCTGTGAATACTGAAACACCGCTTGTAGATGTAGCAGAGGTGATGCTGGGACCCACTGGACAGATAATTATAATACTCGCCGGTCTACTGGCAACTCTTTCTACAGCCAATGCCGCGATAATGTCATCTTCAAGATTCCCTTTTGCAATGGGTAGAGATGACCTTGTACCACATTGGTTTATTCATATACATGGAAAATACAACACACCCTACAGAGCTATAGTAATTACTGGATTGTTGATGGTTATTCTTTTATTTATATTCAATGTAGAACAACTGGCAAAACTTGGAAGTGCATTCAATATACTGGTGTTTGTTCTTGTCAATCTGTCAGCCATAATCCTTAGAAGGAGTGCTGTAAACTGGTATAAACCTGCATTCAAAGACCCTTTTTATCCTGTCACCCAGATTTTTGGTATTGCTGGAAGTCTTGTATTACTTCCGGTTATAGGAGTTTTACCCTTCATTTTTGCAGTAGCTGTTATTATTGCAGGCATCATCTGGTACAATGCCTACGGAAAAGCTAAAGCACTCCCCAAATATAACCTCTTGGATATGATTGAGTCCAGTAGAATTACAAAAGACCATAAAAGGATGAAAATACTGGTGCCAATAGCAAACCCTGAACATGAAAGTGACCTTGTCTACCTATCGGAGAATATAGGTGATGATATCCTCGGATTGCATGTAAGAAAAGTCCCAAACCAAACAAGCTTACAGGCTGCCCGAGATGAATATCATGAACATAAACCAGAGATTGACAGTTTACTGGAAAACCAATTTAGACGATGCTCTGTAATGGAAGGTTGTGAACACCAATATATAGTAGCCTTCGACCATGATGTATCCAACTCCATAATAGAGCAGGGAAGAATTGAAAATGTAGACCTTATCGTTATTGGTTGGCACGAAGGGTACAGTTTTATAGGAGATATCGCTGAAAAGGTATTGTCCTGTGCACGAAAAGATATTGCAGTTTTAAAAGGTAAATTACCAAGTAAAATCAACAGTATAACAGTGGCATACAATAACAAGGAAAATACCAGATATGCTCTGTACCTTGTAAAACAGTTTGCAAAACGTACCGGTGCCAAAATTAAACTCGTCCGTGTAATCAATCCTGACCTTGAAGTATATCAGAAAAACAGAGAAATTGAAATGATAAAAGAGACAGCACAGGATGATGAGCTTGAATTTAACTATGAAATAAATGAAAGTTACCATACAAAGGAAGCTATCATTGAATCAGCAAAGAAGAGCGACCTACTGGTTATTGGAGATTCAAGCCAGAGGTTTAGTAAAGCTCTTCTTGGTACACTCTCACAGAACATTGCTCAGGATTGTGATAGACCAGTTATGATTGTAAAAAGGTACAGACCTATTACAAAGGAGAAAATACCATATTACTGCAGATTGAAATTTTTGAAAAAAAAGTTGTTTAAAATGTTGAGGTGA
- a CDS encoding homocitrate synthase family protein, translated as MSKIEENSYSGNKLIDDLDLNPIDIEICDVTLRDGEQTPGVVFTKEEKMNISNQLDSLGVEVIETGFPVVSSDEKDTVKQISNMGLNARTCCLSRALTSDVDSALDCNVDMVSIFVAMSDLHLIHKYNKSCEEMISCALDTIEYAKDHGLEVRFAAEDASRTNVDTLKNVFLRAQDYGVDYVSLADTVGVLNPSTTYHLVNEINKSVETPICIHCHNDLGMATANTLMAAEAGAKQLHTTVNGIGERAGNAPLEEVLMGLLVEYNIDRYDTTGLTDLSRMVEDYANITPPVNKAIVGKNAFTHESGIHVMAILENPRTYELFNPELVGGKRNLIVGKHTGIKALKGIVKSMGYSLEHDELCELKEKVKNCTDIKHGISRNKLEEMIKDIKTHGI; from the coding sequence ATGTCCAAAATCGAAGAAAACTCATATTCCGGAAATAAATTAATTGATGACCTTGATTTAAATCCGATTGATATCGAAATCTGTGATGTTACCTTAAGGGATGGAGAACAGACGCCAGGTGTTGTATTCACCAAGGAGGAGAAAATGAACATCTCTAACCAGCTTGATTCACTTGGTGTGGAAGTGATAGAAACTGGATTTCCGGTAGTTTCATCGGATGAAAAAGATACTGTTAAACAGATATCCAATATGGGGTTAAACGCTCGAACATGCTGTCTATCCCGGGCTTTGACCAGTGATGTAGATTCTGCACTTGACTGCAACGTGGATATGGTCAGTATATTTGTAGCCATGTCCGACCTTCATCTAATTCATAAGTATAACAAAAGCTGTGAAGAAATGATTTCATGTGCGCTGGATACTATTGAATATGCAAAAGACCACGGTCTTGAAGTGAGGTTTGCTGCAGAGGATGCAAGCAGAACAAATGTGGATACTCTTAAGAATGTATTTTTAAGAGCACAGGATTATGGAGTAGATTATGTAAGTCTGGCTGATACGGTCGGTGTACTCAACCCCAGTACAACTTACCATCTTGTAAATGAAATTAATAAATCAGTGGAAACACCGATTTGCATACATTGCCACAATGATTTGGGTATGGCGACTGCAAATACCCTGATGGCTGCAGAAGCCGGTGCCAAACAACTTCATACAACTGTAAACGGAATTGGTGAAAGGGCAGGTAATGCACCACTTGAAGAAGTGCTTATGGGTCTGCTGGTAGAATATAATATTGACCGATATGATACGACTGGTCTTACAGATTTATCCAGAATGGTTGAAGATTATGCAAACATCACACCACCAGTAAACAAAGCAATTGTTGGTAAAAATGCATTTACACATGAATCCGGAATTCATGTCATGGCAATACTGGAAAATCCCAGAACTTATGAACTTTTTAACCCGGAACTTGTTGGTGGAAAACGAAATCTGATAGTTGGCAAACACACAGGGATTAAAGCTCTTAAAGGTATTGTCAAAAGTATGGGTTATTCACTGGAACATGATGAACTGTGTGAGTT
- the larB gene encoding nickel pincer cofactor biosynthesis protein LarB, giving the protein MKLEDVLLKIQNGEMDIDSAANEIHSMSYTEVSDFAKIDSHRMCRTGIPEAVLAEGKEPDDLVEIVKKQVDCAGRVLVTRVSAEQIAKLRSNFESDNIEWNERANAAVINNGTQCPETGGVVGILSGGTTDVGVAEEANIVASEMGCKTITAYDVGVAGIHRLFPQISRLKETGVDAVIVAAGREGTLPTIVSGLIDVPVIGLPVSTGYGAGGLGQAALMSMLQSCSVISVVNIDAGFVAGAFAAQIANKVAKARNG; this is encoded by the coding sequence ATGAAACTCGAAGATGTACTACTAAAAATACAAAATGGTGAAATGGATATAGATAGTGCTGCAAATGAAATACATTCCATGAGTTATACAGAAGTATCTGATTTTGCAAAAATTGATTCTCACCGTATGTGCAGAACAGGTATACCGGAAGCTGTGCTTGCAGAAGGTAAAGAACCAGATGACTTGGTTGAAATTGTCAAAAAACAGGTTGATTGTGCTGGCAGAGTACTTGTAACAAGAGTATCTGCTGAACAGATAGCCAAACTTCGGTCTAATTTTGAATCTGATAATATTGAGTGGAACGAAAGAGCAAATGCAGCAGTAATTAATAATGGTACACAATGTCCTGAAACAGGTGGTGTTGTGGGTATTCTGTCAGGAGGTACAACCGATGTGGGGGTTGCTGAAGAAGCAAACATAGTTGCTTCTGAAATGGGGTGCAAAACCATAACTGCTTATGATGTAGGAGTTGCAGGGATTCATAGATTGTTCCCCCAAATTTCAAGGCTTAAAGAAACAGGAGTTGACGCTGTGATTGTTGCTGCAGGCAGGGAAGGAACATTGCCTACAATTGTTTCAGGGCTTATAGATGTTCCTGTAATAGGACTTCCGGTGTCAACTGGTTATGGAGCAGGAGGATTGGGACAGGCGGCATTAATGTCAATGCTTCAGTCGTGTTCGGTAATCAGTGTAGTTAATATAGACGCTGGATTTGTTGCGGGTGCCTTTGCGGCACAGATTGCAAATAAAGTAGCTAAGGCACGTAATGGTTAA
- a CDS encoding type II glyceraldehyde-3-phosphate dehydrogenase, with amino-acid sequence MDKVKVGINGYGTIGKRVADAVHQQEDMELIGISKTKPNYEAVMAQRMGYNVYTPSDKTSKMKDGGIKVAGTVEDMVNEADVIVDATPKGVGEKNKELYEKAGVKAIWQGGEDHEVAGFSFNADSNYNEAIGRDYTRVVSCNTTALCRLISNIDREYGVKKCRVTLIRRAADPSDIKKGPINSIVADPVKLPSHHGPDVQSVIPSIDISTMAVKVPNTMMHIHTVNMELKNDCSADDIKNLLAKNPRMHYLEPGITSTSETMELARDLGRPRNDMWENCIWEDSIDFYEGELYLLQAVHQEADVVPENIDAIRAMCELEKDADKSKSKTNKAMGIGTK; translated from the coding sequence ATGGACAAAGTAAAAGTTGGAATTAACGGATACGGAACAATAGGTAAACGAGTGGCAGATGCAGTACATCAGCAGGAAGACATGGAACTTATAGGTATATCCAAAACAAAACCTAATTATGAAGCTGTAATGGCACAGAGAATGGGTTACAATGTTTATACACCATCAGATAAAACATCTAAAATGAAAGATGGCGGTATAAAAGTTGCTGGTACTGTTGAAGACATGGTTAACGAGGCAGATGTAATTGTAGATGCTACTCCCAAAGGTGTGGGGGAGAAGAATAAGGAACTTTATGAAAAAGCAGGAGTGAAAGCAATCTGGCAGGGTGGAGAAGACCACGAAGTTGCAGGTTTTTCATTCAACGCTGATTCCAATTATAATGAGGCAATAGGTCGTGATTACACACGTGTGGTTTCATGTAATACAACAGCTCTTTGTAGGCTAATATCCAATATAGATAGGGAATATGGTGTCAAAAAATGCAGGGTCACTTTGATTCGTAGAGCAGCTGACCCATCGGATATCAAGAAAGGTCCTATCAATTCAATTGTAGCAGACCCTGTAAAACTCCCATCTCATCATGGTCCTGATGTCCAATCAGTCATACCAAGTATTGATATCTCTACAATGGCTGTTAAAGTACCAAATACCATGATGCACATTCATACTGTTAATATGGAGTTGAAAAATGACTGTAGTGCAGACGACATCAAAAACCTGCTTGCAAAAAATCCAAGAATGCATTACCTTGAACCTGGTATAACCTCAACATCAGAAACTATGGAACTTGCAAGAGACCTCGGTCGTCCAAGAAATGATATGTGGGAAAACTGCATCTGGGAAGATTCCATCGATTTCTATGAAGGTGAACTCTATCTATTACAGGCAGTCCACCAAGAAGCGGATGTTGTTCCAGAAAATATTGATGCGATACGGGCTATGTGTGAACTTGAGAAGGATGCTGACAAATCCAAATCCAAAACAAATAAAGCAATGGGAATCGGAACCAAATAA
- a CDS encoding bifunctional fructose-bisphosphatase/inositol-phosphate phosphatase produces MAPYFSFFDLCNYAVSAVETAVKDLLGTQKAYETLYTGADGTDTKLIDDVAERAIIEVLKKDGRSMRIISEEMGVKILGNNPEFTIIIDPIDGTYNASFCIPFYSVSIAIGSPDLSYIWAGYVKNISSKDIYYAESGKGAYLNGKRISPSKKSELNECCASVYGYRLHVERTVDLSRNIRRMRILGCVSLEICYVASGRFDAFVDVRGSLRLTDVAAGKFIVDESGGRVTDGFADSIELQDNSIYHVYMIASNGIVHDKLLKLTGGIN; encoded by the coding sequence ATGGCTCCATATTTTTCTTTTTTTGACCTTTGTAATTATGCGGTTTCAGCAGTAGAAACTGCGGTTAAAGACCTTTTAGGCACTCAAAAAGCTTACGAAACTCTTTATACAGGTGCAGATGGGACGGATACAAAATTAATAGATGATGTCGCTGAAAGAGCGATAATAGAAGTGCTTAAAAAAGATGGTAGGTCGATGAGGATAATAAGTGAAGAAATGGGTGTAAAAATATTAGGTAACAATCCTGAATTTACAATTATCATAGACCCCATTGACGGAACTTATAACGCTTCATTTTGCATCCCTTTTTACAGTGTATCTATTGCAATCGGTAGTCCTGACCTTTCTTATATCTGGGCTGGATATGTAAAAAATATTTCAAGCAAAGACATATATTATGCAGAATCTGGTAAAGGAGCCTATTTAAATGGTAAACGTATATCACCATCCAAAAAGTCGGAATTGAATGAGTGCTGTGCCAGTGTTTATGGGTATCGTCTTCATGTGGAACGCACAGTTGATTTGTCCCGAAATATAAGAAGGATGAGAATTCTTGGCTGTGTGTCACTGGAAATCTGTTATGTAGCATCAGGGAGATTCGATGCATTTGTTGATGTAAGAGGATCTTTGAGATTGACAGATGTAGCCGCAGGGAAATTCATAGTGGATGAATCCGGTGGTAGAGTTACAGATGGTTTTGCGGACTCGATTGAATTACAGGATAATTCTATTTATCATGTATATATGATAGCTTCCAATGGGATTGTACATGACAAATTATTGAAACTTACCGGAGGAATAAATTAA
- a CDS encoding CooT family nickel-binding protein gives MCELNAVLETGNERQVIMESVTRMVNNDGDIELTGIFGDKKTIKGTIKEVDFSKGETIITQNS, from the coding sequence ATGTGTGAACTCAACGCAGTGCTTGAAACTGGTAATGAACGACAAGTTATTATGGAATCTGTAACCAGAATGGTCAACAACGATGGTGATATAGAACTTACAGGTATCTTTGGGGATAAAAAAACCATAAAAGGAACTATAAAAGAAGTTGATTTTTCAAAGGGAGAAACTATTATTACCCAAAACAGTTGA
- a CDS encoding damage-control phosphatase ARMT1 family protein encodes MKINPRCAHCLLTRVHYEARLSTDDEQLLHKAVMTGIDELNRTYKPGKPAGEISTAVHQKVYEVLGDEDPYLELKKLSNKTAEDIFPVAQKRVYEDDVSDKELFRRSVLASVIGNTFDFGVVGFDVAPEIFDETFKQTFENGLDVDDTSSMFEMLDNVVYVADNCGEILLDTIVFDIIKKLGGKITLVVRGAPILNDATLDDVYDYGIDKKVDRLLTTGSNAIGVNFEEAPNELFEAFDNASLIISKGMANYETLSEYNLGPIAYLLKTKCESVASDLGLDTGCTIAKLVNEQ; translated from the coding sequence ATGAAGATTAACCCAAGATGTGCACATTGTTTGCTTACAAGAGTGCATTATGAGGCAAGATTATCAACAGATGATGAACAGTTGTTGCATAAAGCAGTTATGACAGGCATTGATGAACTTAATAGAACCTATAAGCCAGGTAAACCTGCTGGTGAAATTTCAACAGCTGTACATCAGAAAGTTTATGAAGTTCTTGGTGATGAAGATCCCTACCTTGAATTGAAGAAATTGAGCAACAAAACAGCAGAAGATATATTTCCGGTTGCACAAAAAAGAGTTTATGAAGATGATGTAAGTGATAAAGAGCTGTTTAGAAGAAGCGTTCTTGCATCAGTAATAGGAAACACTTTTGATTTTGGGGTAGTGGGTTTTGATGTGGCTCCAGAAATATTTGATGAAACATTCAAACAGACATTTGAAAATGGTCTGGATGTTGATGATACATCATCGATGTTTGAAATGCTTGATAATGTAGTTTACGTTGCAGATAATTGTGGTGAAATACTACTCGATACAATAGTATTTGATATAATTAAAAAATTGGGTGGAAAAATCACACTGGTTGTCAGGGGTGCACCTATACTAAATGATGCAACACTGGATGATGTATATGATTACGGAATTGATAAAAAAGTAGACCGTTTGCTTACAACAGGTTCAAATGCAATAGGTGTAAATTTTGAGGAAGCACCGAATGAACTTTTTGAAGCATTTGATAATGCATCCCTTATTATAAGTAAGGGAATGGCAAACTATGAGACACTTTCAGAATATAATCTGGGTCCAATTGCTTATTTGCTAAAGACAAAATGTGAAAGTGTGGCATCGGATTTGGGTCTTGATACTGGATGTACAATTGCAAAACTGGTAAACGAACAATAA